A genome region from Alicyclobacillus acidocaldarius subsp. acidocaldarius DSM 446 includes the following:
- a CDS encoding glycerol-3-phosphate acyltransferase has product MDAWMRWPLGLAAAFMVGACPFAIWLTGASGRDPRSFGDGNPGAANAFRAAGFWLGSAVLVLDVAKGFVPGYFAFRHISTHWPLAALAAALPVYGHRFSPFLRGRGGIGLASWMGSVAGFLGPLAAGFLGCGFACGLAIRRLDRARTVALGAAVLLIGITAFPQVLWPVWQVHSVWPARLFWLLTAPLVWWGYRVRNVRRKEV; this is encoded by the coding sequence ATGGATGCATGGATGAGGTGGCCGCTTGGGCTCGCGGCCGCGTTCATGGTCGGGGCTTGCCCGTTTGCCATTTGGCTAACGGGCGCAAGCGGTCGAGATCCACGGTCGTTTGGAGACGGCAATCCGGGGGCCGCCAACGCGTTTCGAGCGGCTGGTTTTTGGCTCGGATCCGCCGTCCTCGTGTTGGACGTCGCGAAGGGATTTGTGCCCGGGTATTTCGCCTTTCGTCACATCTCGACCCATTGGCCCCTCGCTGCACTTGCCGCCGCCCTCCCGGTGTACGGTCATCGCTTCAGTCCGTTCCTGCGCGGCCGCGGCGGCATTGGCCTGGCGAGCTGGATGGGATCCGTCGCTGGCTTCCTCGGCCCTCTTGCGGCGGGATTTCTCGGCTGCGGCTTCGCATGCGGTCTTGCCATCCGGCGCCTGGATCGCGCCCGCACGGTGGCACTTGGAGCGGCGGTCCTGTTGATCGGCATCACCGCGTTTCCCCAGGTCCTCTGGCCTGTGTGGCAGGTTCACTCGGTTTGGCCCGCACGCTTGTTCTGGTTGCTGACCGCGCCGCTTGTGTGGTGGGGATACCGAGTTCGAAACGTTCGGCGGAAGGAGGTGTGA
- a CDS encoding glycosyltransferase — protein sequence MHGPVLFYDGLICLIALLNRLLWPRLNRDRENVGPKAETFTSGRWKNLAPVALLIPARNEAHQIRRCLEAIGTSTDSSLEIIALDDESTDDTWSVLKETKAEANQNLTLLRGTPRPQGWRGKNWACAQLADHAGDAEILIFIDADTRLEAGAVENIRSTMLARDIQLLSVLPRQEAHGLAALLVYLLPWSLMAHVPLFLGRWRRKALPIAIGQVLAFQRSAYQTLGGHAAVRSAIAEDLALARKAARMGMIGAFLDGADIASCTMYTSWVRAWRGFQKNWCYTVGHPLLSCLIWAWLTYAFTWLPMYGLAEACLGHLDLAALSQWPALLWIGVCSKRYLQMPIWVFVTAPISVALGFVLACDSWIHNARNTTIWS from the coding sequence ATGCATGGACCGGTGCTATTCTACGATGGCCTGATTTGCCTCATTGCGCTGTTGAACCGCCTCCTGTGGCCCCGTTTGAACCGGGACAGGGAAAACGTCGGGCCCAAGGCGGAAACCTTCACGAGTGGACGGTGGAAGAATCTTGCGCCCGTCGCCCTCCTGATTCCGGCGCGGAACGAAGCGCACCAGATTCGGCGGTGCCTCGAGGCCATTGGTACGAGTACCGATTCATCCCTTGAAATTATCGCGCTGGACGATGAGTCCACGGACGACACGTGGAGCGTGTTGAAAGAGACGAAGGCCGAAGCGAATCAGAACCTGACCCTTCTTCGCGGAACCCCAAGGCCACAGGGATGGCGAGGGAAAAACTGGGCATGCGCTCAACTGGCCGATCACGCCGGAGACGCCGAAATCCTCATTTTCATCGACGCGGACACGCGTCTCGAAGCAGGCGCCGTCGAGAACATCCGATCCACCATGCTTGCGCGAGACATCCAACTTCTTTCCGTCCTGCCACGCCAAGAAGCACACGGCCTGGCCGCCTTGCTTGTCTATTTGCTCCCTTGGAGCTTGATGGCCCACGTTCCCTTGTTTCTGGGCCGATGGCGTCGGAAAGCCCTCCCGATTGCCATCGGCCAGGTGCTCGCCTTCCAGCGCTCGGCCTATCAGACCCTTGGCGGCCACGCGGCTGTACGCAGCGCCATCGCTGAGGATCTCGCGCTCGCGCGGAAAGCAGCCAGGATGGGAATGATAGGCGCCTTTCTAGATGGGGCCGATATCGCCTCCTGCACCATGTACACGTCCTGGGTCCGGGCGTGGCGCGGCTTCCAGAAAAACTGGTGTTACACCGTCGGCCACCCCCTGCTTTCGTGTCTCATCTGGGCGTGGCTCACGTATGCGTTCACATGGCTACCCATGTACGGCCTTGCGGAAGCCTGCCTGGGACATCTCGATCTCGCCGCCCTCTCGCAATGGCCCGCGCTGCTCTGGATAGGAGTCTGCTCCAAAAGATACCTGCAGATGCCGATATGGGTGTTTGTCACGGCGCCCATCAGTGTTGCCCTCGGCTTTGTGCTCGCATGCGATTCGTGGATACACAATGCGCGCAACACGACCATTTGGTCGTAG
- a CDS encoding DUF4129 domain-containing protein, protein MAITTSCTESERRSAAWASLPLALRLWASLTAGLSSWLVTMVFDWNSPRSLWGMAIGCVLEMALCVAMAIVSGKFGVERRVIGLALGYLGADVALAALHAGSVAMAVSGGMAGAWAVALWTVYLTGRDVDAAARFALVAYSGLVALSALMLWVDQSFHAAHRVPLGFAAWLAGAVTVGHLAWMMRLQRARVHEAERMGSTFGWVLAALRATLGPIGVILGAALLGVGLGAAALMLVYPFLGYVLRIAFRAYLRLLATSRGVGVLTQLANARVQGSPRGDMWVFTGIAIALCAAGIAVWAWKLWRGGAAEEASETGDTVQVTWVHERLRDSLRFVSTDHPVRLRYQRWLLAMDRRGLTIRHAETPRRFAMRVAEDGQVDEGKLTEAYEEVRYGRNDE, encoded by the coding sequence ATGGCCATCACGACCTCCTGCACCGAATCTGAGCGCCGCAGCGCGGCATGGGCGAGCCTGCCACTCGCATTGCGCCTCTGGGCGAGTCTCACGGCGGGGTTATCGAGTTGGCTTGTGACGATGGTCTTCGACTGGAATTCGCCGAGATCGCTGTGGGGGATGGCCATTGGGTGCGTCCTGGAGATGGCGCTCTGTGTCGCCATGGCGATTGTTTCTGGGAAATTCGGCGTCGAAAGGCGCGTGATCGGACTGGCGCTGGGCTATCTCGGCGCAGATGTCGCGCTGGCAGCTTTGCACGCGGGGTCTGTGGCCATGGCGGTGTCGGGCGGGATGGCGGGCGCGTGGGCCGTCGCCCTTTGGACTGTGTACCTGACAGGCCGAGATGTGGATGCCGCGGCGAGGTTTGCGCTGGTGGCGTACAGCGGCCTTGTGGCACTTTCTGCGCTCATGCTGTGGGTAGATCAATCGTTCCACGCCGCGCACCGTGTGCCGCTTGGTTTTGCGGCATGGCTGGCTGGCGCCGTGACCGTCGGTCACTTGGCGTGGATGATGAGGCTTCAGCGCGCTCGCGTGCACGAAGCGGAGCGGATGGGAAGCACCTTCGGGTGGGTGCTGGCCGCGCTCAGGGCGACGCTTGGGCCCATCGGCGTCATTCTGGGTGCCGCACTGCTCGGCGTGGGCCTGGGAGCGGCCGCGTTGATGCTTGTGTATCCGTTTCTCGGGTACGTGTTGCGAATTGCATTTCGCGCATACCTTCGATTGTTGGCCACTTCACGCGGCGTGGGCGTCCTCACCCAGTTGGCCAACGCGCGGGTGCAAGGCTCTCCTCGAGGCGACATGTGGGTGTTCACGGGCATCGCCATCGCGTTGTGCGCGGCGGGTATCGCGGTCTGGGCGTGGAAGCTCTGGCGAGGTGGCGCAGCCGAGGAGGCGAGCGAAACGGGGGATACGGTTCAGGTGACGTGGGTGCACGAGCGTCTGCGGGATAGCCTGCGCTTCGTGTCGACGGATCACCCGGTTCGCTTGCGATACCAGCGCTGGCTGCTCGCCATGGATCGGCGCGGGTTGACCATACGGCACGCCGAGACGCCGCGCCGGTTCGCGATGCGCGTGGCAGAGGACGGGCAAGTGGACGAGGGAAAACTCACGGAGGCGTATGAGGAAGTGAGGTACGGGCGGAATGATGAGTGA
- a CDS encoding DUF58 domain-containing protein, with product MIISKGFRMEARVVIWFLVPLAILILAWLWPLLWYAAVQGRVECAIASERRECEAGEGVPVEIDVINRSFVPLPFTQVRVRLPEGLSFHPSVARPDLSVITRVWIKSRARIRVQVYGVRRGPQILSDVSVVGHEGFGLAVRPLASGANAIWLAIRPARRASHAHPPSRMLQGLRAVPHALVEDETWIRGVRLYQYGDPVRHIDWRATARLGDLVVKQFFPTTNRHLLVLLNAQVSEPHWLRHYREAFEALCEQLSASADALHRGGAELLFATNASVSLRRLKSAPDRITPSALRSLLAHAHPYAAFGLEALLLPVLRSPDACPDQLILFSSWESARHTVVLRQLERMGKALQVVRPKLCEEEGETDGHHDLLHRI from the coding sequence ATGATCATCAGCAAAGGCTTTCGGATGGAGGCGCGGGTCGTGATTTGGTTTCTCGTCCCTCTCGCCATTCTGATCCTCGCATGGCTATGGCCGCTTCTATGGTACGCCGCGGTCCAGGGCCGTGTCGAGTGCGCCATCGCATCGGAGCGACGCGAATGCGAGGCCGGGGAAGGCGTTCCCGTCGAGATCGACGTCATCAATCGCAGTTTCGTTCCGCTCCCGTTCACGCAGGTGCGCGTCCGCCTGCCCGAAGGGCTGTCCTTCCACCCGTCGGTCGCACGGCCTGATCTGTCCGTCATCACCCGCGTCTGGATCAAATCGCGGGCGCGCATCAGGGTTCAGGTGTACGGGGTGCGGCGCGGTCCGCAGATCCTCTCGGACGTGAGCGTCGTTGGTCACGAAGGGTTTGGCTTGGCCGTCCGTCCGCTGGCCTCTGGGGCAAACGCCATCTGGCTGGCGATTCGACCGGCGCGGCGCGCCAGCCACGCGCACCCACCATCTCGCATGCTCCAAGGGCTTCGTGCCGTACCCCACGCGCTCGTCGAGGATGAGACGTGGATCCGCGGGGTCCGCCTCTACCAGTACGGCGATCCCGTCCGCCACATCGACTGGCGCGCGACCGCGCGACTCGGCGATCTCGTCGTGAAACAGTTCTTCCCCACCACGAACCGCCATCTCCTCGTGCTCCTCAACGCGCAGGTCAGCGAACCCCACTGGCTTCGCCACTATCGCGAGGCCTTCGAGGCGCTCTGTGAGCAGCTGAGCGCATCGGCTGATGCGCTGCACCGAGGCGGCGCGGAACTCCTCTTCGCGACCAATGCGTCCGTGAGCCTGAGACGCCTCAAGTCGGCGCCGGATCGCATCACGCCCAGTGCACTCCGGTCCCTTCTGGCGCACGCGCACCCCTATGCGGCCTTTGGCTTGGAGGCCCTCCTGTTGCCGGTGCTTCGCTCGCCAGACGCCTGTCCTGACCAGCTCATTCTCTTCAGCTCCTGGGAGTCCGCGCGCCATACGGTGGTTCTTCGTCAGCTCGAGCGCATGGGCAAGGCTTTGCAGGTGGTTCGACCGAAGCTCTGCGAGGAGGAAGGTGAGACGGATGGCCATCACGACCTCCTGCACCGAATCTGA
- the cynS gene encoding cyanase, with protein sequence MYTRESLVELIRQAKQERKLTWGEIAQHVGMPEIHCIAALLGQGTLQLHQAERVVDLLGLPAEAVQILTVPPYRGGVSMPPTDPVLYRLYEIIQVYGAAFKEIVHEKFGDGIMSAIDFEMHVEREPDPHGDRVRVIMSGKYLPYRTF encoded by the coding sequence GTGTATACACGCGAATCACTGGTTGAGTTGATACGGCAGGCGAAACAGGAAAGAAAGTTGACGTGGGGCGAGATCGCGCAACACGTCGGCATGCCCGAGATCCACTGCATCGCTGCGCTGCTGGGGCAGGGGACCTTGCAGCTTCATCAAGCCGAGCGCGTCGTCGACCTGCTCGGCCTGCCGGCCGAGGCGGTGCAGATCTTGACGGTTCCACCGTATCGAGGGGGCGTATCCATGCCGCCGACCGATCCCGTCCTGTATCGGCTGTACGAGATCATCCAGGTGTATGGAGCGGCCTTCAAGGAAATTGTGCACGAAAAGTTTGGCGACGGCATCATGAGCGCCATTGATTTCGAGATGCACGTCGAGCGGGAACCCGACCCGCACGGGGATCGCGTCCGCGTCATCATGAGCGGAAAGTACTTGCCGTATCGCACGTTTTGA
- a CDS encoding DinB family protein has protein sequence MDSFAFVESTHRETLAVIDSATDEEFNASPGPGRWSVGQVLEHIWKTDMSIIPVFRSAAKDRRPYSGTPKGVERATDRTVKIEAPEFIRPSDGPKSRDALRQALEEARRTLIESARALGGPQELERLGAPVPHPVFGELSLREWLEFVGYHEQRHVAQAREALEAVRRA, from the coding sequence ATGGACAGTTTTGCATTCGTCGAGTCGACGCACCGAGAGACGCTGGCCGTGATCGACAGCGCCACAGATGAGGAGTTCAACGCATCGCCAGGACCTGGGCGCTGGAGCGTCGGGCAAGTGTTGGAACACATTTGGAAAACCGATATGTCCATCATCCCCGTCTTCCGCAGCGCCGCCAAGGATCGCCGACCTTACAGCGGGACGCCGAAGGGCGTCGAGCGAGCGACGGATCGCACGGTGAAGATTGAAGCGCCAGAATTCATTCGCCCGTCGGACGGACCGAAGTCCCGCGATGCGTTGCGCCAAGCGCTGGAGGAGGCGAGACGGACGCTGATCGAATCCGCAAGAGCCTTGGGCGGACCTCAAGAGTTGGAGCGCCTGGGAGCGCCCGTTCCCCATCCGGTGTTCGGCGAATTGTCGCTGCGAGAGTGGCTCGAGTTTGTCGGCTACCACGAGCAGCGCCACGTGGCGCAAGCTCGCGAAGCGCTTGAGGCTGTGCGCCGCGCGTGA